The genomic stretch CGTGCCGCCGCGCAGCACGTGCGGCTGCAGGTCGTGGAGGTAGTAGGGCCAGACGCGGGCGCCGGTGTCCTTCAGGCTCTCGCCGCCGGGCGGCGGCACGTCGTAGGAGCGGCGCCAGACATGCACCTGCTCCTCGCCCCATTTCTTGCGGGCATCGTCCTTGTTGAGGCCGGAGAGGTCGCCATAGTCGCGTTCGTTGAGCGCCTGGTCGCGGATGGTCTTCAGATCGCTCTGGCCCACCGCGTCGAGAATGTGCTGGCAGGTCTTCTGCGCCCGGGTCAGCGCCGAGGTGAAGGCGATGTCGAACTTCAGGCCGCGCGCCTTGAGTTTTTGCCCGGCGGCCTTGGCCTCGGCGTGGCCCTGCTCGGTCAGGTCGACGTCGCGCCAGCCGGTGAACAGGTTTTTCAAATTCCATTCGCTCTGGCCATGGCGCACGAGCACGAGGGTTCTCGACATGTTTGCTCCCTTCAGATTGGCAATTTGGCAGATTGGCCGTTTCAGCTCAGGCCGAGCACGTCCCGCATCGAATAGAGTCCCGGCTTCTTGCCGCGTGCCCAGAGCGCCGCCTTGACGGCGCCGCGGGCGAAGATGGCGCGGTCCTCGGCGTGATGGGACAGCGTGATGCGCTCGCCTGTGCCGGCCAGGATGACGCTGTGGTCGCCAACCACAGAGCCGCCGCGCAGCGTGGCGAAGCCGATCGTGCCCTGCTTTCGCACGCCGGTATGGCCGTCGCGTGAACGCACATCGTTGCCGGCGAGCGCAATGCCGCGCCCGGCGGCAGCGGCCTCGCCGAGCAGCAGTGCCGTGCCTGATGGCGCGTCGACCTTGTGCTTGTGGTGCATTTCCAAAATCTCGATGTCGAAATCGTCGGCGTCGAGCGCACGCGCCGCCTGCTCGACCAGCACCGCCAGCAGGTTGACGCCGAGGCTCATATTGCCCGATTTGACGATCGTCGCGTGGCGCGCGGCCGCCGCGATTTTCGCATTGTCGTCGACCGAACAGCCGGTCGTGCCGATGACATGGACGATGCGCGCCTGCGCCGCGTAGCCGGCGAATTCCACGGTCGAGGCCGGCGTGGTGAAGTCGAGCACGCCGTCGGCCTTGGCAAAGACCGGCAGCGGATCGTCTGATATCGGCACGTTGATGATGCCGATGCCCGCCAGCTCACCGGCATCCTTGCCGAGATGCGGCGAATCCGCGCGTTCGACCGCGCCGATGACGCGGGCGCCCGGAATGGTGTGGATGGCGCGGATCAGCGTCTGGCCCATGCGGCCGGCCGCGCCCACCACCACAAGGCCCATGTCGCCTGCCGGCTTGCCGGCTGTTGCCGATGTCTCGCTCATGCCTTGCTCCCGGCGCTGGCCTCGGTCTCAAAGTCCTGGGACGAAGTCTGGATCGGTGCGCTGTCGTCGACAAGCCCCAGCCCCTTCTTGCCCTGCACCCGGTGGAACCGTGCATAGACACTGTGCGGGTCGGCCATCAGCGCGGCATGGGAGCCTTCCTCGACCACCCTGCCCTGTTCCATGACGATGATGTGGTCGGCATTGACCACCGTCGACAGGCGGTGGGCAATGACGATCGTCGTGCGGCCTTCCATGACATGGGTCAGCGCTTCCTGGACGCGCGCTTCCGCCTCGTTGTCGAGCGCCGAGGTCGCCTCGTCGAGCAGCAGGATCGGCGCCTGGCGCACGATGGCGCGGGCGATCGAAACGCGCTGGCGCTGGCCGCCGGAAAGGGTCGAGCCGCCTTCGCCGACCGGCGTGTCGTAGCCTTGCGGCTGCTGGCGGATGAACTCGTCGGCCGCCGCCTGTTTCGCCGCGCGCTCGATCTCGGCGTCGGTGGCAGACATGCGGCCATAGCGGATGTTGTCGCGGATCGTGCCTTCGAACAGATAGGGCGACTGCGAGACATAAGCGATCGAGCCGCGCAGCGACTGCTTCGTCACCTTGGAAATGTCCTGCCCGTCGACCTCGATGGAGCCGGACTCGACATCGTAGAAGCGCTGCAGCAGCGCCACCAGCGTCGTCTTGCCGGCGCC from Mesorhizobium sp. 113-3-3 encodes the following:
- a CDS encoding 2,3-bisphosphoglycerate-dependent phosphoglycerate mutase, yielding MSRTLVLVRHGQSEWNLKNLFTGWRDVDLTEQGHAEAKAAGQKLKARGLKFDIAFTSALTRAQKTCQHILDAVGQSDLKTIRDQALNERDYGDLSGLNKDDARKKWGEEQVHVWRRSYDVPPPGGESLKDTGARVWPYYLHDLQPHVLRGGTVLVAAHGNSLRALIMALDGKSGEEIVKLELGTGVPVIYQLNADSTVASKEVLEG
- the dapB gene encoding 4-hydroxy-tetrahydrodipicolinate reductase, producing MSETSATAGKPAGDMGLVVVGAAGRMGQTLIRAIHTIPGARVIGAVERADSPHLGKDAGELAGIGIINVPISDDPLPVFAKADGVLDFTTPASTVEFAGYAAQARIVHVIGTTGCSVDDNAKIAAAARHATIVKSGNMSLGVNLLAVLVEQAARALDADDFDIEILEMHHKHKVDAPSGTALLLGEAAAAGRGIALAGNDVRSRDGHTGVRKQGTIGFATLRGGSVVGDHSVILAGTGERITLSHHAEDRAIFARGAVKAALWARGKKPGLYSMRDVLGLS